One region of Peribacillus simplex genomic DNA includes:
- the uvsE gene encoding UV DNA damage repair endonuclease UvsE, whose translation MTLIRLGYVAMSTHVPNCSPSQTMTFAQFSKIKDKDAAIRKLERISISNLHNCWRLLIHNEANNIQFFRLSSKLIPLANHPEMPEWDYIDPLLEELAKLKSFITNHPKIRIDFHPDHYVILNSSNIDILKTSLRTLRMHYTLLEKMGINPEHRCVLHVGGGYGEHVQALEQFIHNWGLIPESIQRMVILENDDTTFTLTETLYLCEKLGIPIVFDYHHYLAHRLPSENWKDHWDRILNTWSNSKLPPKMHISSPRSDKEFRAHADFVDTGIFMDFLQQIKGSLPQLDCMIEAKQKDGALFQLMDQLQVYKDIEIIDGASFYIH comes from the coding sequence TTGACATTAATCCGCCTAGGTTATGTAGCCATGAGTACTCATGTGCCAAACTGTTCACCATCGCAAACGATGACTTTTGCTCAGTTTTCGAAAATTAAGGACAAAGATGCGGCGATAAGGAAACTTGAACGCATTTCGATTTCCAATCTTCATAATTGTTGGCGTTTACTGATACATAACGAAGCTAATAATATTCAATTCTTTAGACTTTCTTCTAAACTCATACCTTTAGCCAATCATCCAGAAATGCCAGAGTGGGATTACATAGATCCTCTTTTGGAGGAACTTGCCAAATTAAAATCATTTATTACAAATCATCCAAAAATAAGGATAGATTTTCACCCAGATCATTACGTCATCTTGAATAGTTCAAATATAGATATACTGAAGACATCATTAAGAACATTAAGGATGCATTATACTTTATTGGAGAAAATGGGGATTAACCCTGAGCATCGCTGTGTTCTGCATGTTGGCGGTGGTTATGGCGAACATGTACAGGCTTTGGAGCAGTTTATTCATAATTGGGGGTTGATTCCTGAATCGATTCAAAGAATGGTCATTCTCGAGAATGATGATACTACCTTTACTTTGACGGAAACACTTTACTTATGTGAGAAATTGGGGATTCCAATAGTTTTTGATTATCACCATTACCTCGCACATCGGTTACCAAGTGAAAATTGGAAAGATCATTGGGACCGAATATTAAATACCTGGAGTAATTCCAAACTGCCTCCTAAAATGCATATTTCAAGTCCAAGGTCCGATAAAGAATTTCGAGCACATGCTGACTTTGTGGATACAGGAATCTTCATGGATTTTTTGCAACAAATTAAGGGGAGTTTACCACAATTGGATTGTATGATTGAAGCAAAACAAAAGGATGGAGCACTTTTCCAGTTGATGGATCAGCTGCAAGTATACAAAGATATAGAGATCATTGATGGAGCCAGTTTTTATATTCATTAA
- a CDS encoding trans-sulfuration enzyme family protein, whose amino-acid sequence MQNPENFFSDQEICMHFDTGSDLFGGAIIPPIFGNSLFVYPTHEEFVKAENDQQNHYVYTRGTNPTVEIAEKKLAALEQGEQCKCFASEMAAITAAIFNSVKAGDHVLCISNIYKSTMDLLTYLQKFGINHSVVYSTVKKDIKRAIMPNTKLIYLENPTDLNLKLVDLKVIGDMARSCGVRTIIDNTWATPLFQKPLTYGIDIVVHSASKYLGGHSDLLGGALITSGEVMKDLFNKEYLLFGGTMGPREASLLLRGLQTLPLRMKVHQENAKQIAGFLSSHPVVSRVNYPGLRSPRNTEINNQQLTGFSGLLTFELKSANYEAVKEVINKVRIFKIGVSWGSFESLIMSPNLGNNADNLIKEHVSPGLIRLSVGMEPAEKLIADLEQALDL is encoded by the coding sequence ATGCAGAATCCTGAGAACTTCTTTAGTGATCAAGAAATTTGTATGCACTTTGATACGGGGTCCGATCTGTTTGGTGGAGCGATCATTCCTCCAATATTCGGGAATTCTTTATTTGTCTACCCTACACATGAAGAGTTTGTCAAAGCAGAAAATGATCAACAAAATCATTATGTATATACACGAGGGACTAACCCAACTGTTGAAATCGCCGAAAAAAAATTAGCCGCATTGGAGCAGGGGGAGCAATGTAAATGTTTTGCTTCAGAAATGGCTGCGATTACTGCAGCAATTTTCAACAGTGTAAAAGCCGGAGACCATGTGTTATGTATAAGTAATATATATAAATCCACAATGGATCTGTTAACTTATTTGCAGAAGTTTGGGATTAACCATTCAGTTGTTTACTCGACTGTGAAGAAAGATATCAAGAGAGCTATCATGCCAAATACAAAATTAATATACCTGGAAAATCCAACAGATTTGAATCTCAAACTTGTCGATCTTAAGGTTATTGGTGATATGGCAAGGTCTTGTGGTGTTCGTACGATCATTGATAATACATGGGCCACCCCCCTCTTTCAAAAGCCTTTAACTTATGGGATTGATATTGTAGTTCATTCCGCATCTAAATACTTAGGAGGACATAGTGACTTGTTAGGCGGTGCATTAATTACTAGTGGTGAAGTAATGAAGGATCTTTTTAATAAGGAGTATTTATTGTTTGGTGGAACGATGGGGCCGCGCGAAGCCTCACTATTGTTGCGGGGATTGCAAACATTGCCATTACGTATGAAAGTACATCAAGAAAACGCTAAGCAAATCGCAGGTTTCCTTTCTTCCCATCCAGTTGTATCAAGGGTAAATTACCCTGGACTTCGCTCGCCGCGTAATACAGAAATAAATAATCAACAGCTAACTGGCTTCTCGGGTTTATTGACTTTCGAACTTAAAAGTGCAAATTATGAAGCAGTAAAGGAAGTGATAAACAAAGTGAGGATCTTTAAAATTGGTGTGTCCTGGGGTTCTTTCGAGAGTCTTATTATGTCTCCAAACTTAGGTAACAATGCTGACAATCTAATCAAGGAACATGTAAGCCCTGGGTTAATTCGTCTCTCTGTAGGAATGGAACCAGCGGAAAAATTAATTGCAGATCTTGAACAAGCACTAGATTTATGA
- a CDS encoding ATP-binding cassette domain-containing protein, giving the protein MRVIECTDLTKTYLRKNILDKLSFSIEENKITGLIGRNGVGKTTLLKIIAGFIKETSGQVKVFSERPYNSLNVSINSIFVDDQMSFPPAIPLGEILTVAGNFYPNWDRKLAKRLLDYFSFDSKSYHNRLSKGKTSTFNMVIGLASRCPLTIFDEPTTGMDVAVRKDFYRALLKDYIAYPRTIILSSHHLDEIEDLLEDVLLIKGGKKHFQMSISELKEWAIGLKGTTEEVLNLTSGKEILFKEYLGVNTMYAVVKNDFSESLLNKARIVGMEILPVQSSDLCVYLTNETKGGIDDVFNKS; this is encoded by the coding sequence ATGAGGGTGATTGAATGTACGGATTTAACGAAAACTTATTTAAGGAAAAATATTTTAGATAAGCTCTCTTTTTCAATTGAAGAAAATAAAATAACGGGATTAATTGGTCGAAATGGAGTTGGAAAAACGACCTTACTTAAAATTATTGCTGGGTTCATCAAAGAAACGTCAGGACAGGTCAAGGTTTTTTCTGAAAGACCATATAACAGCCTGAACGTCTCTATAAACTCCATCTTTGTGGACGACCAAATGAGTTTTCCACCAGCCATACCACTTGGTGAAATATTAACAGTGGCAGGGAACTTCTATCCAAATTGGGATAGGAAATTAGCTAAGCGCTTACTTGACTATTTTTCTTTTGATTCAAAATCTTATCATAATCGGCTTTCGAAAGGAAAAACAAGTACCTTTAATATGGTTATCGGCTTAGCATCCCGTTGTCCATTAACAATTTTTGATGAACCAACTACAGGAATGGATGTGGCAGTAAGAAAAGACTTCTATCGAGCATTGCTTAAGGATTATATTGCTTATCCACGTACTATTATTCTATCTAGCCATCACTTGGATGAAATTGAGGATTTACTGGAAGATGTGTTACTCATTAAAGGTGGGAAGAAACATTTCCAAATGTCAATCTCTGAGTTAAAGGAATGGGCAATCGGATTAAAAGGAACAACGGAAGAAGTACTTAATTTAACGAGTGGAAAGGAAATCCTTTTTAAGGAATACTTAGGTGTGAATACGATGTATGCGGTTGTAAAAAATGACTTTTCAGAGTCCTTACTTAATAAAGCTCGCATTGTAGGAATGGAAATCTTACCCGTTCAATCAAGTGATTTATGTGTTTACTTAACCAATGAAACGAAAGGAGGAATTGATGATGTCTTTAACAAAAGTTAA
- a CDS encoding GntR family transcriptional regulator translates to MKEEETILNTDSTKPIYVQIAEWIESEILNGHFKSDEKVYSQYQLAEMYTINPATAAKGLNLLVDENILYKKRGLGMFVAGDAKEIIIYKRKNQTLKRLVRELVLEANRLQISKIELIKMIKVANNQEAEQ, encoded by the coding sequence TTGAAGGAGGAGGAAACAATTCTAAATACGGATAGTACTAAGCCTATTTATGTGCAAATTGCAGAGTGGATTGAATCGGAAATTTTAAATGGTCATTTTAAAAGTGACGAAAAGGTGTACTCACAATACCAATTAGCTGAAATGTATACGATCAATCCTGCAACTGCAGCAAAGGGCCTCAATCTTCTGGTGGACGAAAATATCCTGTATAAAAAGCGAGGACTTGGTATGTTTGTCGCTGGTGATGCAAAAGAAATCATCATCTATAAACGAAAAAACCAAACATTGAAGCGATTAGTACGGGAGTTGGTTTTAGAAGCTAATCGATTACAAATAAGTAAAATAGAATTAATCAAAATGATAAAAGTAGCAAATAATCAGGAGGCTGAACAATGA
- a CDS encoding PCYCGC motif-containing (lipo)protein encodes MKTKLMTMTFGICCSLLLSGCSSEGESVVQKESSHEGHPAHTVSGDLQEETGSKDIAPDFLSEKPEEMKTIYLAVAQNKDLLEKIPCYCGCGESANHKNNYDCFIHENKKNGEVVWDDHGTRCGVCLEIAAQSILDWNEGMSIKDIRNKVDEKYKSGYAKPTPTPEV; translated from the coding sequence ATGAAGACTAAATTAATGACCATGACTTTTGGGATCTGTTGTTCTTTATTACTTTCAGGCTGTTCGAGTGAAGGAGAAAGTGTTGTTCAAAAAGAAAGCAGTCATGAAGGACATCCAGCACATACAGTATCCGGTGACCTTCAGGAAGAGACAGGCAGTAAGGACATAGCACCGGATTTCTTATCTGAAAAACCAGAAGAAATGAAGACGATCTATTTAGCTGTTGCTCAAAATAAAGATTTACTAGAAAAAATACCTTGTTACTGTGGTTGCGGGGAATCAGCGAACCATAAAAACAATTACGATTGTTTTATCCATGAGAATAAGAAAAATGGGGAAGTGGTTTGGGATGACCACGGGACAAGATGTGGAGTTTGCTTAGAAATAGCTGCACAATCCATTTTAGATTGGAATGAAGGTATGAGCATTAAAGATATCCGGAATAAAGTGGATGAAAAATACAAAAGTGGATATGCCAAACCGACACCAACCCCTGAGGTTTAA
- a CDS encoding ATP-dependent Clp protease ATP-binding subunit: MLCEKCHVNQANIQVHLNMNGQEHEVKLCSTCYKEERSKLGAAMGGMDTGHFQYNGSLNSFNPFNYNEVPKPDSVEHDDGGGLLEEYGRNLTDVARAGLIDPVIGRNEEIKRVIEVLNRRNKNNPVLIGEPGVGKTAIAEGLALAIVSGSVPGKLRNKLVYMLDVASLVSNTGIRGQFEERMKQLISELQERKNVILFIDEIHQLVGAGSAEGSMDAGNILKPALARGELQLVGATTLSEYRKIEKDGALERRFQPVQVNEPTTAETLVILQGLKESYESYHGVTYSEKALKAAVELSNRYIQDRFLPDKAIDLMDEAGSKLNLTIEDGQVENMKERLAQIYKEKEKALKEEAYEKAAVLRDEEEKLEKSLQVGENAVKPTVNVEDIQNIIEQKTGIPVGKLQEDEQERMVNLQEELMKKVIGQEEAVKKVSKAVRRSRAGLKSKKRPTGSFLFVGPTGVGKTELAKTLAEELFGDKEAMIRLDMSEFMEKHSVSKLIGSPPGYVGHEEAGQLTEKVRRKPYSIILLDEIEKAHPDVMHMFLQIMEDGRLTDSQGRTVAFKDTVIIMTSNAGVGEKQKVMGFGTSTAVEEASILQSLGSFFKPEFLNRFDSIIEFSALKKEDLLQIVDIMIQELDETLTANGLSLDVTHEAKQRLIELGYHPTFGARPLRRVLQEQLEDGITDFIFEQPEVKNFTAIVEGTSVKIIKTP, from the coding sequence ATGCTTTGTGAAAAATGCCATGTAAACCAAGCTAATATTCAAGTACATCTTAATATGAATGGTCAGGAGCATGAAGTTAAACTGTGCTCCACTTGTTATAAAGAAGAGCGAAGTAAACTTGGAGCAGCGATGGGCGGAATGGATACAGGGCATTTCCAATATAACGGATCCCTAAATTCATTCAATCCATTTAATTATAATGAAGTTCCTAAACCGGATTCCGTTGAACACGATGATGGCGGAGGATTGCTTGAAGAGTATGGCCGCAATCTGACCGATGTTGCTAGAGCAGGGCTGATTGATCCGGTTATTGGAAGAAATGAAGAAATAAAACGTGTCATCGAAGTCCTTAATAGACGTAATAAAAATAATCCAGTTTTAATTGGTGAACCCGGAGTAGGTAAAACAGCCATTGCTGAAGGTCTGGCTTTAGCCATTGTTTCAGGTTCAGTGCCTGGTAAATTACGTAATAAGCTGGTATATATGCTTGATGTCGCGTCACTTGTTTCGAATACTGGAATTAGAGGTCAATTCGAAGAACGAATGAAGCAATTGATCAGTGAATTACAGGAAAGAAAAAATGTCATTTTATTCATCGATGAAATTCACCAACTTGTGGGTGCGGGCTCAGCCGAAGGGTCAATGGATGCAGGAAATATTTTAAAACCGGCACTTGCACGCGGAGAACTTCAGCTTGTCGGAGCCACCACTTTATCTGAATATAGGAAAATTGAAAAAGATGGTGCCCTTGAGAGACGCTTTCAGCCTGTACAGGTTAATGAGCCGACAACAGCTGAGACATTGGTCATCTTACAGGGTTTAAAAGAAAGTTATGAATCTTATCATGGAGTCACATATAGTGAGAAAGCACTAAAAGCGGCTGTTGAACTCTCGAACCGATACATTCAAGATCGATTCTTGCCGGACAAGGCAATCGACTTGATGGATGAAGCAGGTTCCAAGTTGAACTTGACCATTGAAGACGGCCAGGTAGAAAACATGAAAGAGCGCCTGGCGCAAATCTATAAAGAAAAAGAAAAGGCCTTAAAAGAAGAAGCATACGAAAAAGCTGCAGTTCTTCGTGATGAAGAAGAAAAATTGGAAAAATCTTTACAGGTTGGAGAAAATGCAGTTAAACCAACCGTTAACGTTGAAGACATTCAAAATATCATCGAACAAAAGACTGGTATTCCTGTAGGTAAGCTGCAAGAAGATGAGCAAGAAAGAATGGTCAATCTTCAAGAGGAACTTATGAAAAAGGTCATCGGGCAGGAAGAGGCTGTCAAAAAGGTTTCTAAGGCCGTCCGAAGAAGTCGTGCCGGGCTAAAATCCAAAAAACGTCCAACCGGATCTTTCCTTTTTGTTGGTCCAACAGGTGTCGGTAAAACCGAATTGGCGAAAACTCTAGCTGAGGAATTATTCGGGGACAAGGAAGCGATGATCCGTCTTGACATGAGTGAATTCATGGAGAAACATAGTGTTTCTAAATTAATCGGTTCTCCTCCTGGATACGTAGGACACGAGGAAGCGGGACAATTGACTGAAAAAGTTCGCCGCAAACCTTACAGTATTATTTTATTGGATGAAATCGAAAAGGCTCATCCAGATGTAATGCATATGTTCCTTCAAATCATGGAAGATGGCCGGTTAACGGACAGTCAAGGCAGGACAGTAGCTTTTAAAGATACAGTGATTATCATGACGAGTAACGCTGGAGTCGGTGAAAAACAAAAAGTAATGGGATTCGGTACAAGTACAGCTGTAGAAGAAGCATCAATCCTCCAATCATTAGGCAGTTTCTTCAAACCGGAATTCCTGAACCGTTTTGATAGTATCATTGAATTCTCAGCTTTAAAGAAAGAAGATCTTCTTCAAATCGTTGATATCATGATTCAAGAACTTGATGAAACACTTACAGCAAATGGTTTGTCTTTAGATGTAACTCATGAAGCGAAACAAAGGCTAATTGAACTTGGATATCATCCAACTTTCGGAGCGAGACCGCTCCGCCGTGTTCTTCAAGAACAGCTCGAAGACGGCATCACTGATTTTATCTTTGAGCAGCCTGAAGTTAAGAACTTCACTGCAATTGTGGAAGGTACTTCTGTGAAAATTATTAAAACACCATAA
- a CDS encoding C40 family peptidase produces the protein MFKKIVVGLSLAIMLVTGSFAGDQVEAATYHTKAIKVAKSELGTKYKMGGISSSGFDCSGLVKYSYQKAGKNLPRTAADIYKKGKKVKSLQKGDLMFFAPNKAKKPTHVAIYIGNNEFIHSASSKGVSYAKTNNSYWKPKYIGAKRI, from the coding sequence TTGTTTAAGAAAATTGTCGTCGGATTGTCATTGGCTATCATGCTTGTAACCGGATCCTTTGCTGGGGACCAAGTGGAAGCTGCTACATATCATACAAAAGCGATTAAAGTGGCGAAAAGTGAATTAGGTACAAAATATAAAATGGGTGGCATTTCTTCTTCAGGTTTTGATTGCTCAGGTTTAGTGAAGTATTCATATCAAAAGGCTGGTAAGAATTTACCAAGAACCGCCGCTGACATATATAAAAAAGGAAAGAAAGTCAAAAGCCTGCAAAAAGGTGACTTAATGTTTTTTGCACCAAATAAAGCGAAAAAACCTACACATGTGGCTATTTACATAGGAAACAATGAATTCATACACTCTGCATCATCTAAAGGAGTGTCATATGCTAAAACCAATAATAGTTATTGGAAGCCAAAGTATATTGGTGCGAAACGTATATAA
- a CDS encoding metal-dependent hydrolase: protein MNGTAHMALGATVGFLTANTLQTDPTTTLFLVGIGGISGLMPDMDIDGKLSNRITFSHKFIRTIAQTIGILMIIYSLLEGTDKEKWIGVGAGIGIIIISSFMRQRHMLTLTGLAVLGGGISLQESWLWLLGAYIILASFTPHRSYTHSIAGIAFFGIIAFQFEAFMGIDGILTTCLFGYISHLFADLKCLPFNKRGVKLFLPFFSKEF from the coding sequence GTGAACGGTACAGCACACATGGCATTAGGGGCAACAGTTGGATTCTTAACGGCAAACACACTTCAAACAGATCCAACGACCACTTTATTCTTGGTTGGCATTGGGGGGATTTCAGGCCTTATGCCCGATATGGATATTGATGGGAAGTTAAGTAATAGGATTACTTTTTCACATAAGTTTATCCGAACGATAGCACAAACGATTGGTATATTAATGATCATTTATAGTCTTTTGGAAGGCACTGATAAGGAAAAGTGGATCGGTGTAGGAGCAGGAATCGGGATCATCATCATTTCATCATTCATGAGACAAAGGCATATGCTGACCTTGACTGGATTAGCGGTTTTAGGCGGCGGTATATCTTTGCAGGAAAGCTGGTTGTGGCTTTTAGGCGCCTATATAATCCTGGCATCCTTTACACCACATAGAAGTTATACCCATTCGATTGCCGGTATCGCTTTCTTTGGCATCATTGCTTTTCAATTCGAAGCCTTTATGGGGATTGACGGAATTTTGACTACTTGTTTATTCGGATACATAAGTCATTTATTTGCAGATTTGAAATGTTTACCTTTTAACAAACGTGGGGTAAAGTTATTTCTACCATTTTTCTCAAAAGAATTCTGA
- a CDS encoding selenium metabolism-associated LysR family transcriptional regulator produces the protein MDPLKVFVTVIEQKNFSKAGDILNLSQPGVSLHIKNLENELGTKLIYRSPKQVQITEPGKILYRHAKQMLDHYETAIREINEFNNVVSGTMKIGASFTIGEYYLPKVLAEFAAQYPLVDIQIIISNSNEVIQGIRSNKLDIGLIEGETDYKDIDVRPFMNDEMIVVVPPVHPLSQTDIIEGTLLQNQTWVLREQGSGTRTYSDKLLSSLELNIKKTFIFTSIQGVKEAVMAGLGIALLSRLTVQKELKSNELKTFHLKNEPIIRPFSIVKKLDFEASKAMDLFLRKVEDFAIKGHPK, from the coding sequence ATGGATCCTTTAAAAGTATTCGTAACCGTGATAGAACAGAAAAACTTTTCTAAAGCTGGGGATATTCTGAACCTGTCGCAGCCAGGAGTCAGTCTCCATATTAAGAATCTGGAAAATGAGTTAGGAACGAAATTAATTTATCGTTCTCCCAAACAAGTTCAAATAACAGAGCCGGGAAAAATTTTATATAGACATGCAAAGCAAATGCTTGATCATTATGAGACAGCAATAAGAGAAATAAATGAATTTAATAACGTGGTTAGCGGAACGATGAAAATAGGTGCAAGCTTCACGATAGGGGAATACTACCTTCCAAAAGTTTTAGCAGAATTTGCGGCTCAATATCCGCTGGTGGACATACAAATCATCATCTCGAATTCTAATGAAGTCATACAAGGAATACGTTCGAATAAGCTTGATATAGGCTTGATAGAAGGGGAAACGGATTATAAAGATATTGATGTCAGACCCTTCATGAATGACGAGATGATTGTCGTCGTCCCCCCGGTTCATCCACTTTCACAGACGGATATCATCGAGGGCACATTGCTCCAAAACCAAACATGGGTACTTAGGGAGCAAGGATCGGGGACCCGTACATATTCGGATAAACTTCTGAGCAGTCTGGAACTAAACATAAAGAAAACCTTTATTTTCACCAGTATCCAGGGAGTGAAAGAAGCGGTGATGGCCGGACTTGGCATTGCCTTGTTATCCCGTTTGACTGTACAAAAAGAATTGAAATCCAATGAATTGAAAACCTTTCATTTGAAAAATGAACCCATTATAAGACCTTTTTCAATCGTGAAAAAGTTAGACTTTGAAGCATCAAAAGCCATGGATCTATTTTTAAGGAAGGTAGAAGACTTTGCGATAAAGGGTCATCCTAAATAA
- a CDS encoding YeiH family protein: MERTEVETRKLGFTKGIALTLLIAIAAKYLAELPFLHILGQLVIAILIGVVWKSIFGVPAYAVAGTNYSSKVLLRMGIILLGMRLNLKDIFNAGPKTFAVGAISLIFAILVVYGLTRLFKVEKKLGLLTACGTAICGAAAVLAISSQIKAKEKDTAIAVATVAVLGTTFTFGYTILYPFLGLSDPGYGIFSGATLHEIAHVIAAAAPGGNEAVDLAVMVKLTRVALLIPVALLIGFIMSWKERSTDKGKRFSWKSIQIPWFIFGFLLMSALYSTGAVPELIAEKLVMLSYILMAMSMAGLGLNIDLVTFKKYGGKPFIAGLIGSILLTCLGYVLVHVFQLN, encoded by the coding sequence CTGGAACGAACAGAGGTTGAAACTAGAAAACTTGGATTTACAAAAGGAATAGCTTTAACTTTGCTAATTGCTATTGCAGCTAAATACTTAGCAGAGCTTCCATTCCTTCATATATTGGGACAGCTAGTCATTGCGATACTGATTGGTGTTGTTTGGAAATCGATTTTCGGCGTACCCGCTTACGCCGTCGCTGGGACAAATTATTCTAGTAAAGTCCTTTTGAGAATGGGCATTATCTTATTGGGGATGCGCTTGAACCTGAAGGATATTTTTAACGCCGGCCCGAAAACGTTTGCTGTTGGAGCCATTAGTCTAATATTTGCTATATTGGTAGTTTATGGATTGACTCGTCTATTTAAAGTGGAAAAAAAGCTAGGCTTACTGACAGCTTGTGGTACAGCAATTTGTGGAGCTGCTGCAGTCCTCGCAATTTCCTCCCAAATTAAAGCAAAAGAAAAAGATACAGCAATAGCTGTAGCGACGGTTGCTGTTTTAGGTACAACCTTCACTTTCGGTTACACGATCCTTTATCCCTTTTTGGGGTTATCCGATCCAGGTTACGGTATATTTTCGGGTGCGACACTACATGAAATTGCTCACGTCATCGCTGCTGCAGCACCAGGGGGAAATGAAGCAGTCGACTTGGCAGTCATGGTCAAATTGACTAGGGTGGCCCTGCTCATTCCCGTAGCCCTTTTAATTGGATTCATCATGAGTTGGAAAGAGCGATCAACAGATAAGGGAAAGAGATTTTCCTGGAAGTCCATTCAGATACCTTGGTTTATTTTTGGATTTCTATTAATGAGTGCCCTCTACTCTACAGGGGCAGTTCCTGAACTTATAGCCGAAAAACTTGTTATGCTTTCCTATATCCTCATGGCTATGTCCATGGCAGGACTAGGATTGAATATTGACCTTGTCACTTTTAAAAAATATGGCGGCAAACCTTTTATTGCTGGATTGATTGGCTCAATTTTATTAACGTGTCTCGGTTATGTATTGGTTCATGTTTTCCAGTTAAATTAA
- the speD gene encoding adenosylmethionine decarboxylase — protein MKLTPEQRIELHGFNNLTKSLSFNMYDICYTKTREEREAYLDYIDEQYNAERLSKILHNVSDLIGAHVLNTAKQDYVPQGASVTILVSEGPVVEVPTGTYEESPGPLPDNVVMQLDKSHITVHTYPEFHPNEGISTFRADIDVSTCGEISPLKALNYLIHSFDTDIITIDYRVRGFTRDKDGRKLFIDHDINSIQNYIPDEVKGLYDMIDVNVYQENIFHTKCKLKRFDINNYLFGYTEEKLKTEERQVIIERLQTEMDEIFYGANVPHPTEKNKHAD, from the coding sequence ATGAAACTTACACCAGAGCAGCGTATTGAACTTCACGGCTTTAATAATCTTACGAAATCTCTAAGTTTTAATATGTATGATATTTGCTACACAAAAACCAGGGAAGAGAGAGAGGCCTACCTGGATTATATCGATGAACAATATAATGCAGAAAGGCTTTCGAAGATCTTGCACAACGTTTCTGATTTAATAGGTGCACACGTTTTAAATACGGCCAAGCAGGATTATGTCCCTCAAGGCGCCAGTGTAACCATTCTTGTTTCAGAAGGTCCTGTCGTCGAAGTACCTACTGGAACTTATGAGGAATCACCAGGGCCCTTACCTGATAATGTGGTCATGCAACTGGATAAGAGCCATATTACTGTTCATACATACCCTGAATTCCATCCAAATGAAGGCATAAGCACATTCAGGGCCGACATCGATGTCTCTACTTGTGGAGAAATATCACCGCTTAAAGCCCTTAATTATCTGATCCATTCCTTCGATACCGATATTATCACGATTGATTACCGTGTAAGAGGGTTTACGAGAGATAAAGATGGGCGAAAATTGTTCATTGACCACGATATTAATTCCATTCAAAACTATATTCCTGATGAAGTAAAGGGCTTATATGACATGATTGATGTGAATGTATACCAGGAAAATATATTCCATACAAAATGTAAGCTGAAAAGATTCGATATTAATAATTACTTATTCGGTTATACAGAGGAAAAGCTGAAAACAGAAGAAAGGCAGGTAATAATAGAAAGGCTTCAAACGGAGATGGACGAAATTTTTTATGGTGCCAATGTCCCGCATCCAACAGAAAAGAACAAGCATGCCGATTAA
- a CDS encoding ABC transporter permease — METLQQLGTYYSQNWMYVLTEFYRHFLMSAYGVLFAAIAAIPMGIFIAKHKKLSKWVFSITNVIQTTPALAMLALLMLVMGLGTNTVILSLFLYSLLPILRNTYVGITSIDHAYLEPGKAMGMTKLQLLRMVELPLSLSVIMAGLRTALVVAIGVTAVGTFVGAGGLGDIIVRGTNASNGTAIILAGAIPTALMAILSDLLLGWLERLLSPIKKKKIHSA; from the coding sequence ATGGAAACCTTACAACAGCTGGGAACGTATTATTCTCAAAATTGGATGTATGTACTTACTGAGTTTTATCGCCACTTTTTAATGTCCGCTTATGGAGTTTTATTTGCTGCAATCGCAGCCATCCCGATGGGGATTTTCATCGCGAAACATAAGAAATTGAGTAAATGGGTATTTTCCATAACTAATGTTATTCAAACCACACCAGCCTTGGCCATGCTTGCTCTTCTTATGCTAGTGATGGGGTTAGGAACAAATACAGTTATCTTATCATTGTTTTTATACTCCTTACTGCCAATCCTTAGGAACACTTATGTCGGAATTACAAGTATAGATCATGCTTATTTAGAACCTGGCAAGGCAATGGGGATGACGAAACTCCAGTTACTAAGAATGGTCGAACTGCCATTATCCCTCTCTGTCATCATGGCTGGATTACGGACAGCTCTTGTGGTTGCAATTGGAGTCACTGCTGTAGGGACATTCGTAGGGGCAGGAGGGCTGGGGGATATCATTGTCAGGGGAACGAATGCATCTAATGGAACGGCCATTATACTTGCAGGAGCAATCCCAACGGCATTGATGGCCATTCTGTCAGACCTCTTACTAGGATGGTTGGAACGGTTGCTTTCTCCGATAAAAAAGAAAAAAATTCATTCTGCCTAA